A DNA window from Balneolaceae bacterium contains the following coding sequences:
- a CDS encoding DUF3341 domain-containing protein: protein MKANDTKLYGILAEFRNPKELTDAAEAVERSGYRDYDTYAPFPIHGMEKAMALKNSPLGWIVLVGGLTGMIGALALMIWVMGYEYPMNISGKPYINFPIYVPITFELTVLFSAFAATFGMLAMNGLPRLHNPLFNVERFKKASDDGFFICIEATDDLFAEEKVSKLFSDQGATHIETVYESE from the coding sequence ATGAAAGCCAACGACACGAAACTATACGGCATCCTGGCCGAGTTCCGCAATCCCAAGGAGTTGACGGATGCGGCCGAGGCCGTCGAACGCTCCGGCTACAGGGACTACGACACCTACGCCCCCTTCCCCATCCACGGGATGGAGAAGGCCATGGCCCTCAAGAACTCCCCCCTGGGATGGATTGTGCTGGTCGGGGGACTGACAGGCATGATCGGGGCCCTGGCCCTGATGATCTGGGTGATGGGCTACGAATACCCCATGAACATCAGCGGGAAGCCCTACATCAACTTTCCCATCTACGTACCCATCACCTTCGAGCTGACCGTGCTCTTTTCGGCCTTTGCGGCCACCTTCGGCATGCTGGCGATGAACGGACTTCCGCGCCTGCACAACCCGCTGTTCAACGTGGAGCGCTTCAAGAAGGCTTCGGACGACGGTTTCTTCATCTGCATCGAGGCCACCGACGACCTCTTCGCCGAGGAGAAAGTCTCCAAGCTCTTCAGCGACCAGGGGGCCACCCACATTGAGACCGTCTACGAATCGGAATAG
- a CDS encoding c-type cytochrome, which produces MNRSKLVLLAALALPLVLASCRGQISEKEPIHPNMNMDQQNRFEAQESNPFFEDNRSMRMPVEGTVARGNLRADKAYYQGINPDSSFVEEMPVELSRELLNRGQRQYNVYCSVCHGVTGAGNGIIMEGQYGFVPAPTFHMDRIRDLPDGHLYSVIANGIRTMPGYGHQVKVEDRWAIVAYLRALQRSQNVSEEEMQQYEVDLAALQQEYAARMQAEQEREAAASAGEEISAERGQQLFTQNGCQGCHSIDGSDGVGPTHQNLFGRTETMEDGSTVTVDSAYVHDSIVNPSEQIVEGYQPVMVPYDYLSEAEIASIIAYLRTLSDNQ; this is translated from the coding sequence ATGAATCGATCCAAGCTTGTACTCCTGGCCGCCCTGGCACTTCCCCTGGTGCTGGCATCCTGCCGTGGACAGATCTCCGAGAAGGAGCCCATCCACCCCAACATGAACATGGACCAGCAGAATCGCTTCGAAGCCCAGGAGAGCAATCCCTTTTTCGAGGACAACCGCTCCATGCGCATGCCGGTGGAGGGCACCGTGGCCCGCGGCAACCTGCGCGCCGACAAGGCCTACTACCAGGGCATCAACCCCGACAGCTCCTTCGTCGAGGAGATGCCCGTGGAGCTGAGCCGCGAGCTTCTGAACAGGGGACAGCGCCAGTACAACGTCTACTGCAGCGTCTGCCACGGCGTTACCGGGGCGGGCAACGGCATTATCATGGAGGGGCAGTACGGCTTCGTGCCGGCCCCCACCTTCCATATGGATCGCATCCGCGACCTGCCGGACGGCCATCTCTATTCGGTCATCGCCAACGGCATACGCACCATGCCCGGCTACGGCCACCAGGTCAAGGTGGAGGACCGCTGGGCCATCGTGGCCTACCTGCGCGCCCTGCAGCGCAGCCAGAATGTGAGCGAGGAGGAGATGCAGCAGTACGAGGTGGACCTGGCCGCCCTCCAGCAGGAATACGCCGCGCGCATGCAGGCCGAGCAGGAACGGGAGGCCGCCGCCTCGGCCGGCGAGGAGATCTCCGCCGAGCGCGGACAGCAGCTCTTCACGCAGAACGGCTGCCAGGGCTGCCACTCCATCGACGGCAGCGACGGGGTGGGTCCCACCCACCAGAACCTCTTCGGGCGCACCGAGACCATGGAGGACGGCTCCACCGTGACGGTCGACTCCGCCTACGTGCACGATTCCATCGTAAATCCCTCCGAACAAATCGTGGAGGGCTACCAGCCGGTCATGGTTCCCTACGACTACCTGAGCGAAGCGGAGATCGCCTCCATCATCGCCTACCTGCGAACCCTCAGCGATAACCAGTAA
- a CDS encoding SCO family protein, protein MKYVGHVLLVAVLFLHPEYVFGQLNQQQPRELQNVGIEERLGEKIPLDLRFADAEGDSVTLGQLMQQGKPVLLNPVYYECPQLCTLVIEAVLRGVEEVTWNPGDDYTIVTFSIDPGEGPELAARERQRILEKLGRRGAGEGWHFLTGKEPAVRALTEAIGYKYEKLERNAEYAHGAGVMFASPQGVLTRYLYGISFTGFNFRNALYEAADGNIGSTVEQALLYCYSYDPSSQSYVPVAWRIMKLGALVVLLFLGIFLAFMWLREGKNKSRRDWSLSGITRIDGDEENPIIETKIIETNASD, encoded by the coding sequence ATGAAGTATGTAGGACATGTTCTGCTTGTCGCGGTCCTGTTCCTGCATCCTGAGTATGTTTTCGGCCAGCTTAACCAGCAGCAACCCCGCGAACTTCAGAATGTAGGCATCGAGGAGCGGCTCGGCGAAAAGATCCCCCTGGATCTTCGCTTCGCCGACGCCGAGGGCGACTCCGTCACCCTCGGCCAGCTGATGCAGCAGGGCAAGCCCGTGCTGCTGAACCCGGTCTATTACGAATGTCCACAGCTCTGCACGCTGGTCATCGAGGCCGTGCTTCGCGGGGTGGAGGAGGTTACCTGGAATCCCGGGGACGACTACACCATCGTCACCTTCAGCATCGATCCCGGTGAGGGACCGGAGCTGGCGGCGCGCGAGAGACAGCGCATCCTTGAGAAACTGGGGCGCCGTGGCGCCGGCGAGGGCTGGCACTTCCTGACCGGCAAAGAGCCGGCCGTCCGCGCGCTGACCGAAGCCATCGGCTACAAGTACGAGAAACTGGAACGCAACGCCGAATACGCCCACGGGGCCGGCGTGATGTTTGCCAGTCCGCAGGGCGTGCTTACGCGCTATCTCTACGGCATAAGTTTTACCGGTTTCAACTTCCGCAATGCCCTCTACGAGGCGGCCGACGGAAACATCGGGAGCACCGTAGAACAGGCCCTGCTCTACTGCTATTCCTACGACCCATCTTCTCAAAGTTACGTGCCCGTGGCATGGCGCATCATGAAGCTCGGCGCCTTGGTCGTCCTGCTATTTCTCGGTATATTTCTCGCCTTCATGTGGCTGAGAGAGGGGAAAAACAAGAGCAGGAGAGACTGGAGCCTCAGCGGCATCACCCGCATTGATGGTGACGAAGAAAACCCGATCATTGAAACGAAGATCATAGAAACGAATGCAAGCGATTAG
- the coxB gene encoding cytochrome c oxidase subunit II — translation MQAISDFFLPPAKSTLASQMDAVFWYVHISSLIFTIGVLAAIGWFIWKYRRRSDNDVTPVITHNSALEVTWSVIPLVLCLICFGWGFKAFQDFRTVPDDAYEVNVTGQKWTWQFSYANGASTVGELHVPADRPVKLVMTSRDVIHSFYVPDYRIKQDVVPNRYTELWFEAKEPGESVVFCTEYCGTDHSNMMAQVIVHSPEEFENWLASNAGGASQPDDLSQAEWGEQISQQYACMTCHVPDGSGQAPSWDGLFGSTETLSDGSTVEVDENYIRESILEPNAKVVEGYNEGLMNTYQGTLNEDQITAIIEYMKTLNN, via the coding sequence ATGCAAGCGATTAGCGATTTTTTCCTGCCCCCGGCCAAGTCCACTCTGGCCTCGCAGATGGACGCCGTATTCTGGTACGTCCACATCAGCAGCCTGATCTTCACCATCGGGGTGCTTGCGGCCATCGGCTGGTTCATCTGGAAGTACCGCCGCCGTTCCGATAACGACGTCACCCCGGTAATCACCCACAACAGCGCCCTGGAGGTCACCTGGTCGGTCATACCCCTGGTGCTCTGCCTGATCTGTTTCGGATGGGGCTTCAAGGCCTTCCAGGATTTCCGTACCGTACCCGACGACGCCTACGAGGTGAACGTGACCGGGCAAAAATGGACCTGGCAGTTCAGCTACGCCAACGGGGCCAGCACCGTGGGCGAGTTGCACGTACCCGCCGACCGCCCCGTCAAGCTGGTCATGACTTCCCGCGACGTTATCCACTCCTTTTATGTGCCCGATTACCGCATTAAGCAGGACGTGGTGCCCAACCGCTACACCGAGCTCTGGTTCGAGGCCAAGGAGCCGGGCGAGTCGGTGGTATTCTGCACCGAATACTGCGGTACGGACCACTCCAACATGATGGCCCAGGTGATCGTCCACAGCCCTGAAGAGTTTGAGAACTGGCTGGCTTCCAACGCCGGGGGCGCCTCCCAGCCCGACGACCTGTCACAGGCCGAATGGGGCGAGCAGATCTCCCAGCAGTACGCCTGCATGACCTGCCACGTTCCCGACGGCAGCGGCCAGGCCCCCTCCTGGGACGGCCTGTTCGGCAGCACCGAGACGCTGTCGGACGGCTCCACGGTGGAGGTGGACGAAAACTACATCCGCGAGTCCATCCTGGAGCCCAACGCCAAGGTCGTGGAGGGTTACAACGAGGGACTGATGAATACCTACCAGGGCACCCTCAACGAAGACCAGATTACGGCCATCATCGAATACATGAAAACGCTGAACAACTGA
- a CDS encoding cbb3-type cytochrome c oxidase subunit I — protein sequence MIFLFLVPAVPAILGNFILPIHVGAKDVAFPRINLASFYVYCGGALLMLTAIISGGVDTGWTFYTPYSSTTEGAVTWMTFGVFVIGFSSIMTGLNFIVTIHKMRAPGITWDKLSLFCWSLYATSIIQILATPVLAITLLLLAMERVLGIGIFDPALGGDPVLYQHFFWFYSHPAVYIMIVPGFGVVSEIISTFSKKTIFGYWAIALSSLAIAFISFLVWGHHMFVSGQADLASIVFSFLTFLVGIPTGIKMFNWLATMYKGSISLQTPLLYILGFFFLFTVGGLTGIALATLSIDVHLHDTYYVVAHFHFVMVGGMVMAFLGGLHYWWPKMFGVMYNQTLAKIACGLIFLGFNVTFLPQFVMGSLGMPRRYFTYIDQFQPFHQVSTIGSFILGIGFMLVFYYMLKTVFFGGEKVGPNPWGSRATEWQIASPAPAHNFEYTPVMIHGPYDYHKPMAEFQLGLAGGNGHDPAHGAKIEAGPDTKVEAEE from the coding sequence ATGATTTTCCTCTTCCTGGTCCCCGCCGTACCGGCCATCCTGGGCAACTTCATCCTGCCCATCCACGTGGGGGCGAAGGACGTGGCCTTCCCCAGGATTAACCTGGCCAGTTTCTACGTATACTGCGGGGGCGCGCTCTTGATGCTCACCGCCATCATCTCCGGCGGGGTGGACACCGGCTGGACCTTCTACACCCCCTACTCCTCAACGACCGAAGGGGCGGTGACCTGGATGACCTTCGGGGTCTTCGTCATCGGCTTTTCGTCCATTATGACGGGCCTAAACTTTATCGTGACCATCCACAAGATGCGCGCGCCCGGCATCACATGGGACAAGCTCTCGCTTTTCTGCTGGTCGCTCTACGCCACCAGCATCATCCAGATCCTGGCCACGCCCGTGCTGGCCATCACCCTGCTGCTGCTCGCCATGGAACGCGTGCTGGGCATCGGCATCTTCGATCCCGCACTGGGCGGCGACCCGGTGCTCTACCAGCACTTCTTCTGGTTCTACTCGCACCCGGCCGTGTACATCATGATCGTGCCCGGCTTCGGGGTGGTCTCCGAGATCATCTCCACCTTTTCCAAGAAAACCATCTTCGGCTACTGGGCCATCGCCCTGTCATCGCTCGCCATCGCCTTCATCAGCTTCCTGGTCTGGGGCCACCACATGTTCGTCTCCGGCCAGGCCGACCTCGCCTCCATCGTCTTCTCCTTCCTCACCTTCCTGGTGGGCATCCCGACGGGCATCAAGATGTTCAACTGGCTGGCCACCATGTACAAGGGATCCATCTCCCTGCAGACGCCCCTGCTGTACATACTCGGGTTTTTCTTCCTGTTCACGGTGGGCGGGCTGACCGGCATCGCGCTGGCCACCCTCTCCATCGACGTGCACCTGCACGACACCTACTACGTGGTCGCCCACTTCCACTTCGTGATGGTGGGAGGCATGGTGATGGCCTTCCTCGGGGGGCTCCACTACTGGTGGCCCAAGATGTTCGGGGTCATGTACAACCAGACGCTGGCCAAAATCGCCTGCGGACTGATCTTCCTGGGCTTCAACGTCACCTTCCTGCCGCAGTTCGTGATGGGCTCGCTCGGCATGCCGCGGCGCTATTTCACCTACATCGACCAGTTCCAGCCCTTCCACCAGGTCTCGACCATAGGGTCCTTCATCCTGGGCATCGGCTTCATGCTGGTATTCTATTACATGCTCAAAACCGTCTTCTTTGGAGGCGAAAAGGTCGGCCCCAATCCCTGGGGCAGCCGCGCTACCGAATGGCAGATCGCCTCCCCCGCGCCGGCGCATAATTTCGAGTACACGCCGGTCATGATTCACGGCCCCTACGACTACCACAAGCCCATGGCGGAATTTCAGCTCGGACTGGCCGGCGGCAACGGGCACGACCCTGCGCACGGGGCCAAGATCGAGGCCGGTCCCGATACCAAGGTAGAGGCAGAAGAGTAA
- a CDS encoding cytochrome c oxidase subunit 3, giving the protein MRASLIPKANIFFSLYYLMTGLHGIHVLVGIGLMTWLLVRTLKGHFNADYYTPVEITGLYWHLVDIIWIFLFPLYYLID; this is encoded by the coding sequence TTGAGGGCATCGCTCATCCCGAAGGCCAACATCTTTTTCAGCCTCTACTACCTGATGACCGGTCTGCACGGCATTCACGTGCTCGTGGGCATCGGACTGATGACCTGGCTTCTGGTGCGAACCCTGAAAGGCCACTTCAACGCCGACTACTACACCCCGGTGGAGATCACCGGCCTCTACTGGCACCTGGTCGACATCATCTGGATCTTCCTCTTCCCGCTCTACTACCTGATCGACTGA
- a CDS encoding cytochrome C oxidase subunit IV family protein: MSGHHISTDKILLGVAGALFFLTIVTVGVHYLALPHPWSILVAMAVAVAKAALVVLFFMNLYWDERFNSMVFVTALLFLALLVILSMLDVFFRAPVQPGF, translated from the coding sequence ATGAGCGGACATCACATTTCCACCGATAAGATTCTCCTGGGCGTCGCCGGCGCGCTCTTTTTTCTCACCATCGTCACAGTAGGCGTGCACTACCTCGCCCTCCCCCACCCCTGGTCCATCCTGGTCGCCATGGCCGTCGCCGTGGCCAAAGCCGCCCTGGTGGTGCTCTTCTTTATGAACCTCTACTGGGATGAGCGCTTCAACTCTATGGTATTTGTCACCGCGCTGCTCTTCCTGGCACTGCTGGTAATACTGTCCATGCTGGACGTCTTCTTCCGCGCGCCGGTGCAGCCGGGATTTTAG
- a CDS encoding 6-bladed beta-propeller — translation MSVVRYNIFLLLVATLLLSACGERPQEQDAVDPGTPMTLHENLVISSGDEGGSAPFLTFVNDLAVDRQGAIYVYVGTDGINEIYKFDREGTYIQTLGGEGRGPGEHQNITAMYVDSNNRLITADFDNARLTMFDQTGDVLRSEPAPGINRIVQIRELPDGRFVLIGWNEESQSMAHVVSRNFSRLEESVGEAERVIPWFEDEMEKRFLTNQAGKAVVTGERAFVFIPSTYAGKLHLYTDEGEGYQWARAVEGYQTIDPPLQFGSSDDPPPRIDAMLMMRGGRSAIIMQHSVTFGMYPLRDGTYLHISYRFPEGEGDAGSSEGENSGTDGGREQKGAQLVIEHFSDSLELLRYTVTDTLDLGITQRKRPLWVDRSGQLYLADNSDDSGSVVRRFQIVGLGLD, via the coding sequence ATGTCTGTTGTAAGATATAATATCTTCCTGCTTCTGGTTGCCACACTCCTTCTCTCGGCATGCGGGGAACGTCCGCAGGAGCAGGATGCCGTCGACCCGGGAACGCCCATGACCCTCCACGAGAACCTGGTGATCAGCAGCGGAGATGAGGGAGGGAGTGCACCTTTTCTGACCTTTGTCAATGACTTGGCCGTGGACCGGCAGGGTGCCATCTATGTGTATGTGGGCACAGACGGTATTAACGAGATTTATAAATTCGACCGTGAGGGTACGTATATCCAAACGCTGGGGGGTGAGGGCAGGGGACCCGGTGAGCATCAGAATATCACGGCCATGTATGTTGACAGCAACAATCGCCTGATAACCGCCGATTTTGATAACGCACGCCTTACCATGTTTGACCAAACCGGAGACGTGCTCCGAAGCGAACCAGCACCCGGCATCAACCGAATTGTCCAGATTCGGGAATTACCCGATGGCCGATTTGTACTCATCGGTTGGAACGAAGAGAGCCAGAGCATGGCACACGTGGTCAGTCGGAACTTTTCCCGTCTTGAGGAGAGTGTTGGAGAGGCAGAACGGGTTATTCCCTGGTTTGAGGATGAGATGGAAAAAAGATTTTTGACCAATCAGGCGGGTAAGGCTGTTGTGACGGGAGAACGTGCTTTTGTATTCATCCCATCCACCTATGCGGGCAAGCTGCATCTTTATACTGACGAAGGGGAAGGCTATCAATGGGCGAGGGCCGTAGAGGGATACCAGACCATCGACCCGCCTCTTCAATTTGGGTCGAGCGATGATCCGCCTCCCAGGATCGATGCCATGCTGATGATGAGGGGTGGGCGGAGTGCTATTATTATGCAACATTCCGTCACCTTTGGCATGTACCCCTTGAGAGATGGGACTTATCTGCATATTTCCTATCGTTTTCCCGAGGGTGAGGGGGATGCGGGAAGCAGTGAAGGAGAGAACAGCGGTACGGATGGCGGCCGGGAACAGAAGGGAGCCCAGCTTGTGATTGAGCACTTTTCAGACTCCCTCGAATTGCTCCGGTACACGGTCACCGACACCCTGGACCTGGGAATAACCCAGCGCAAGCGTCCCCTCTGGGTGGATCGGAGCGGACAGCTTTACCTGGCGGACAACTCAGACGATTCCGGCAGCGTGGTGAGGAGATTTCAGATAGTGGGACTGGGGCTGGACTAG
- a CDS encoding AbrB/MazE/SpoVT family DNA-binding domain-containing protein — MKTKLIRIGNSQGVRIPKPLIEESGLSGEIEMILRDDEIILRPAEEIRKNWDEAFEDMARENDDRLLDREDTEKPGKWDEEEWTW; from the coding sequence ATGAAAACCAAACTTATTCGCATTGGCAACTCCCAGGGCGTCCGAATCCCCAAGCCTCTGATCGAAGAGAGCGGGCTGTCAGGGGAAATTGAGATGATCTTGCGCGACGATGAAATCATCCTCCGTCCTGCCGAGGAAATCCGGAAAAACTGGGACGAGGCCTTCGAAGATATGGCCCGGGAAAACGATGACCGGCTGTTGGACCGGGAGGACACCGAAAAGCCCGGTAAATGGGATGAAGAGGAGTGGACATGGTAG
- a CDS encoding type II toxin-antitoxin system PemK/MazF family toxin: MVASQTVRRFEVYLISLGPTKGSEIRKTRPCLIISPDEMNRHIRTVIIAPMTSTIKTYPSRITTTFQGKKGQIVLDQIRTVDKSRLVKKLGTISSAAEDKVLSLLQEMFAS; encoded by the coding sequence ATGGTAGCCAGCCAGACGGTCCGGCGTTTTGAGGTATATCTGATTTCACTCGGTCCGACGAAAGGGTCGGAAATCAGGAAAACCCGTCCCTGTCTGATCATCTCACCGGACGAAATGAACCGACATATAAGGACGGTGATCATCGCCCCCATGACCTCAACCATAAAAACGTATCCCTCGCGGATCACGACTACCTTCCAGGGTAAAAAGGGACAGATTGTATTGGACCAGATTCGGACAGTAGACAAATCACGACTCGTGAAAAAGCTGGGAACGATCAGTTCTGCGGCCGAAGATAAGGTACTTAGTCTCCTCCAAGAGATGTTTGCCTCTTGA